A portion of the Leptospira mtsangambouensis genome contains these proteins:
- a CDS encoding Lsa36 family surface (lipo)protein, producing MKFRIGIFFCTICFGLIPSGSVQAKVTCTGDACTILPASIQSQINSLDTALQLQYTDKVLATMSEAAVISNINSSLMGPGIVNRFQVGAGMTVAGQQKEDINVAYQNLSFQKLPNVGASLAPNFVVAVNLGWLMGGGPSDTEPELKTFLHRFNLYLHGFKFNFAQGDVQKAVEAQNKNVELGGDITTGGFTLRFHIIENYSDGIGLFEFSGISMGLGLHYQRQEIDVTYNDKKTQTLTLGPAIGTWGGSTTFNYSSTVTSVPVDIRTGFRMFYFFTIFAGAGASMNFGSSSLNLSRSGPLTLALDSAAISASLSPEIAALIPASALGQTKTGTLTMDLSGKAQAPNTTNFLIAGIEINALITKLTVEAIVAQNVQSVMVGAKFSF from the coding sequence ATGAAATTCCGTATTGGTATCTTTTTTTGCACCATTTGTTTTGGCCTGATTCCAAGCGGTTCCGTCCAGGCAAAAGTCACCTGTACAGGGGATGCTTGTACCATTTTGCCCGCATCCATCCAATCACAGATCAATAGTTTGGACACAGCCCTCCAACTCCAATACACAGACAAAGTCCTTGCAACAATGTCTGAAGCGGCAGTGATTTCCAATATCAACTCCTCACTGATGGGACCAGGAATCGTCAATCGATTCCAAGTGGGAGCGGGTATGACAGTCGCCGGCCAACAAAAAGAAGACATCAATGTGGCTTATCAAAATTTAAGTTTTCAAAAACTTCCAAACGTTGGGGCATCACTTGCACCTAACTTTGTGGTGGCGGTAAACTTGGGATGGCTTATGGGAGGAGGTCCATCAGATACTGAACCAGAACTCAAAACCTTCCTCCATCGGTTCAATTTGTACTTACATGGTTTTAAATTCAACTTTGCACAAGGGGATGTCCAAAAGGCGGTAGAAGCACAAAATAAAAACGTGGAACTTGGTGGAGACATTACCACTGGTGGATTCACTTTACGATTCCATATCATTGAAAACTACTCGGATGGAATTGGACTATTTGAATTTTCTGGGATCTCCATGGGGCTTGGGCTTCACTACCAAAGACAAGAAATCGATGTCACTTATAATGATAAAAAAACACAAACCCTGACACTCGGCCCTGCGATTGGAACTTGGGGTGGATCCACAACCTTCAACTATTCAAGTACGGTCACAAGTGTACCTGTTGACATTCGTACAGGATTTAGGATGTTTTATTTCTTTACGATCTTTGCAGGTGCCGGAGCTTCTATGAACTTTGGAAGTTCCAGTCTTAATTTATCTCGTTCAGGTCCATTGACTTTGGCCTTGGATTCCGCCGCCATTTCTGCTTCGCTTTCTCCAGAGATTGCGGCTCTCATCCCAGCCTCTGCTCTCGGACAAACGAAAACAGGAACTCTTACCATGGACTTGAGTGGAAAGGCACAAGCTCCCAACACCACAAACTTCCTCATTGCAGGAATCGAAATCAATGCCCTCATCACTAAACTCACCGTAGAAGCCATTGTCGCACAAAATGTCCAATCAGTGATGGTCGGAGCAAAATTTTCCTTCTAA
- a CDS encoding PilZ domain-containing protein, whose product MAPIQEKRKHVRVQPLEKEPVEIHLMGTALLDVLKASDISLGGVGVIAPNHFDEWDMNEIVEILVALPGDLEDFLARGVIKQIGKKSKETGLYGVQFTEIGPKGKQDLQVYVNRMIRQGREVK is encoded by the coding sequence ATGGCACCCATCCAAGAAAAGCGGAAACACGTCCGAGTACAACCACTAGAAAAAGAACCAGTTGAAATCCATTTGATGGGGACAGCCCTCCTGGATGTCCTAAAAGCAAGTGACATAAGTTTGGGAGGCGTTGGGGTCATCGCACCCAATCATTTTGATGAATGGGATATGAATGAAATAGTTGAAATCCTTGTGGCATTACCTGGAGATTTGGAAGACTTTTTAGCCCGTGGTGTGATCAAACAAATTGGCAAAAAATCAAAAGAAACGGGGCTTTATGGGGTTCAGTTCACTGAAATAGGTCCCAAAGGAAAACAGGACCTGCAAGTTTACGTCAATCGTATGATTCGCCAAGGTCGCGAAGTAAAATAA
- the thiC gene encoding phosphomethylpyrimidine synthase ThiC: METNSTHPIQIPETTITLSNNTKFQSYRTEGMFCIHENEYDYKKGIPKLREPWIQTRESRGDRNFSQLYYAKRNIITEEMMYVAKREGMTPEFVLNEVKIGRAIIPSNKRHSELEPMIIGKKFLVKINANIGNSAILSSIDDEVEKLRWSLHWGADTVMDLSTGKNIHETREWIIRNSPVPIGTVPLYQTLEKVKGKVEDLNIGVFLETLEEQAEQGVDYFTIHAGVLRDYIHLTDKRITGIVSRGGSILAKWCNHHKKENFLYEHFDAISKVMQKYGVSYSLGDGLRPGCINDANDEAQFAELKTLGELTKRAWADDVQVMVEGPGHVPMHLIQENVRLQEEICMEAPFYTLGPLVTDIAPGYDHITSAIGAAMIAWYGTAMLCYVTPKEHLGLPNKQDVKDGVIAYKIAAHAADLAKGHPGAKERDDLLSKARFEFRWEDQFALSLDPELARSYHDESLPQDGMKKAHFCSMCGPHFCSMRLTTDLRKETEEVGAIDSKE; the protein is encoded by the coding sequence ATGGAAACAAATTCCACCCATCCCATTCAAATCCCAGAAACCACCATTACACTTTCTAACAATACTAAGTTTCAGTCTTACCGAACAGAAGGTATGTTTTGTATTCATGAAAATGAATATGATTATAAAAAAGGAATTCCCAAACTCAGAGAACCCTGGATCCAAACAAGAGAATCGAGAGGGGATAGGAATTTTTCGCAACTCTATTATGCCAAAAGAAATATCATCACGGAAGAAATGATGTATGTGGCCAAAAGGGAAGGGATGACTCCTGAATTTGTTTTGAATGAGGTAAAAATTGGCCGGGCCATCATTCCATCGAACAAACGTCATTCGGAACTAGAACCAATGATCATTGGTAAAAAGTTTTTAGTCAAAATCAATGCCAATATTGGAAATTCGGCCATTCTTTCTTCCATAGATGATGAAGTAGAAAAACTTCGTTGGTCACTCCACTGGGGAGCTGACACAGTGATGGATCTTTCTACCGGAAAAAATATTCATGAAACAAGAGAATGGATCATTCGAAACTCTCCAGTTCCAATTGGAACCGTTCCTCTCTACCAAACTTTGGAGAAGGTAAAAGGGAAGGTAGAAGATCTAAACATTGGTGTCTTTTTAGAAACTCTGGAAGAACAGGCAGAACAAGGTGTGGATTATTTTACCATCCATGCGGGAGTTCTTCGTGATTATATCCACCTAACAGATAAAAGAATCACTGGGATTGTGTCTCGGGGAGGATCGATTCTTGCGAAGTGGTGTAATCATCATAAAAAAGAAAATTTTCTTTATGAACATTTTGATGCGATTTCCAAAGTGATGCAGAAATACGGAGTTTCTTATTCTTTGGGGGACGGCCTCCGGCCAGGTTGTATCAATGATGCCAATGATGAAGCCCAGTTTGCCGAATTAAAAACATTGGGAGAACTCACAAAACGTGCCTGGGCTGATGATGTACAGGTCATGGTGGAAGGGCCAGGGCATGTGCCAATGCACCTCATCCAAGAGAATGTCCGTCTCCAAGAAGAAATTTGTATGGAAGCGCCCTTTTATACACTGGGTCCCCTAGTGACAGACATTGCTCCGGGGTATGACCATATCACCTCTGCCATTGGTGCTGCGATGATCGCTTGGTATGGAACGGCTATGCTTTGTTATGTGACACCGAAGGAACATTTGGGACTTCCGAACAAACAAGATGTTAAGGATGGGGTGATTGCATATAAAATTGCAGCCCATGCGGCCGATCTTGCCAAAGGACATCCCGGTGCCAAAGAAAGAGATGATCTTCTCAGCAAAGCCCGGTTTGAATTTCGATGGGAAGACCAATTTGCCCTTTCCCTTGATCCGGAACTCGCGCGTTCGTATCATGATGAATCACTCCCACAGGATGGGATGAAAAAAGCCCATTTTTGTTCAATGTGCGGCCCTCATTTTTGTTCGATGAGGCTGACTACCGACTTAAGAAAAGAAACAGAAGAAGTCGGTGCGATAGATTCAAAAGAATAG
- a CDS encoding acyl-CoA dehydrogenase family protein, translating to MERILPFTEEHHQFREMARKFFETEVKPHHEEWEKNHIVPKEVWRKAGENGLLCPDVPAEYGGSGADFLYNIIIIEESSRVGNSGFFISLHNDVIAPYISAFASDEQKKRWLPKCATGESILAVAMTEPGAGSDLKSLRTSAVDKGDHFVVNGQKTFISNGQLADLIITAVKHDNGTISLVMIEEGMKGFERGRNLDKIGLKAQDTSELYFNDVIVPKSNLIGKQGQGFRYLMQKLAQERLVLSVAAVEATRLVQSLTLQYIKERKAFGQKIGSFQNTKFKMAEMATELEMAQVFCDKVVMEHMKGENTTAEASMCKWYTTEMQKRHTDECLQFFGGYGYMMEYPIARAYLDARIQTIYAGTTEIMKEIIGRSLGL from the coding sequence ATGGAGCGTATCCTCCCCTTTACTGAAGAACACCATCAATTCCGCGAGATGGCTCGGAAATTTTTTGAAACAGAAGTAAAACCACACCACGAAGAATGGGAAAAAAACCATATCGTACCCAAAGAAGTTTGGAGAAAGGCGGGTGAAAACGGCCTACTCTGTCCCGATGTACCCGCAGAATACGGTGGCTCAGGAGCCGACTTTCTTTATAATATCATCATCATCGAAGAATCTTCTCGTGTGGGAAATAGTGGATTTTTTATCTCCCTTCATAACGATGTGATCGCTCCTTATATCTCTGCTTTTGCCAGTGATGAACAAAAGAAACGTTGGCTGCCGAAATGTGCTACTGGTGAATCTATCCTTGCTGTTGCGATGACGGAACCCGGTGCTGGATCTGACTTAAAATCCCTTCGTACGAGTGCAGTCGACAAAGGTGACCACTTTGTGGTGAACGGGCAAAAAACATTTATCTCGAATGGACAATTGGCAGATCTTATCATCACTGCAGTGAAACATGATAATGGAACCATTTCCCTTGTGATGATTGAAGAAGGAATGAAAGGATTTGAAAGAGGACGTAACTTAGATAAAATCGGACTCAAAGCCCAAGACACTTCTGAATTGTACTTCAACGATGTGATTGTTCCAAAATCAAACCTGATCGGCAAACAAGGGCAAGGTTTCCGTTACCTAATGCAAAAACTAGCACAGGAACGTTTGGTTCTTTCTGTGGCGGCAGTGGAAGCAACAAGACTTGTCCAATCCTTAACCCTCCAATACATCAAAGAAAGAAAAGCTTTTGGACAAAAGATTGGGTCTTTCCAAAATACAAAATTCAAAATGGCGGAAATGGCAACGGAACTCGAAATGGCACAAGTGTTCTGTGATAAAGTGGTCATGGAACATATGAAAGGCGAAAACACAACTGCCGAAGCCTCTATGTGTAAATGGTACACTACCGAGATGCAAAAACGCCATACCGATGAATGTTTACAATTCTTTGGTGGATACGGTTATATGATGGAATATCCAATTGCAAGAGCCTACCTCGACGCAAGGATTCAAACCATTTATGCAGGAACCACTGAGATTATGAAAGAAATCATTGGTCGCAGCTTGGGACTCTAG